In a genomic window of Diabrotica undecimpunctata isolate CICGRU chromosome 2, icDiaUnde3, whole genome shotgun sequence:
- the LOC140433559 gene encoding uncharacterized protein → MHSSLRCDRRKYKMNKDFANAEVECLIFTVKNYPELWDHANKGFKNKYKRRAAWNEVCKVFREDFESYSETEQNNIVRKFMSKWKNLKDASMKAHRINTMRGKARRRQYLYEKELSFLYGTNSGESSQANSGESSQITDQDQSEGLQSSIPTNYHQVGVNKKSNLLPTEQSHIEYLSVPAEYQKQPEIDEDTSFFNSVLPLVKQFDIDQKLDFRSEVLNIIKKIRQSRNNSISEYVNTNAICSEIDIKQDLS, encoded by the exons ATGCACAGCTCGCTGCGGTGTGatcgaagaaaatataaaatgaataaaGATTTTGCTAATGCAGAGGTCGAGTGTCTGATTTTCACTGTTAAAAATTATCCTGAGTTATGGGACCATGCAAATAAAGGATTTAAGAATAAATATAAACGAAGAGCAGCTTGGAATGAAGTATGTAAAGTTTTCCGAGAGGACTTCGAAAGCTATAGTGAAACTGAACAGAATAATATAG tGAGAAAATTCATGAGCAAGTGGAAAAATTTGAAAGACGCATCTATGAAAGCTCATCGAATAAACACAATGCGCGGTAAGGCGAGACGTCGACAATATTTGTACGAGAAGGAACTTTCCTTTCTTTACGGAACAAACTCTGGCGAATCTTCCCAAGCAAATTCAGGCGAGTCTTCACAAATAACGGATCAAGACCAGTCAGAAGGTCTTCAGTCTTCGATCCCGACCAACTATCATCAAGTAGGCGTAAATAAGAAATCAAATCTTCTACCTACAGAGCAATCCCACATTGAGTATTTATCGGTTCCAGCTGAATATCAAAAGCAGCCAGAAATAGACGAAGATACGTCCTTCTTCAACTCAGTACTTCCGTTAGTGAAACAATTTGATATCGACCAAAAATTGGATTTTAGGTCTGAGGTACtgaacattattaaaaaaattagacaGTCTAGAAATAATAGTATCAGTGAATATGTAAATACAAACGCAATCTGTAGTGAAATAGATATAAAGCAAGATTTATCATAA